Proteins encoded by one window of Venturia canescens isolate UGA chromosome 2, ASM1945775v1, whole genome shotgun sequence:
- the Cad88C gene encoding cadherin-23, with protein MAINGDKDGNTRSEKARRIFESSRRVRYKLASILVLLLCLMRPCFARNHPPRFLIDGQTEIVVRLKEGPGTPVGSLIYRLRGVDSDGDKLTFGVRDQPGSEVIRVDNFNHNEANIYLNKLLDRETRDEYALVLTLTDEKLGEGNFITQSLLILVDDINDNVPIFRPHPTTLTVREDSGPGILTTVVATDADEGAHGQVVYHLQELDGDNGVFSISTTNGTGVIRLVGDLDYERKYLYQLRVLAVDRAIDEKLNTGTTAILVKIQDVEDQPPEFIAMTPVARISENVRIGTSVLQVRAIDGDKGINNRVTYSITEGPKYLFDIDATSGIVFTRGQLDREAEENSDGTFILEITVKEVSKMVPPPSVSTEVTIILTDVNDETPRFRSPRYLAEINENAPQNTPVNFIADSIPEVYDHDLGTNGTFRMFIDGDNGIFDVTPSRGINEAPFLIRVKDPTKLDFERLAVINFTLVAREMVPFQPKYSAVPVTVFVKDQNDNYPEFTMDVYEVDLYENCQIGTTVAWAQALDEDSGNYGTRGIRYTNLGGSIAHALHLNSTTGKITVKQTGLAFDRELVSRHYLTVEARDDLGKGNRNTAQLIVNIKDVNDNPPVFLQNKYEAVLLENKDEFESPPLLVEAFDIDLNGTKNSEIVYSLVSSEFSRNFTIDPKAGVVRPASPMDYEALPVIAQGQRESSVRPLRLTVRARDTGTPSLSSDAPLTVYLKDLNDNGPVFERALYKKNIPEDLEGGTTVLQVKAWDKDLSSPNNKVVYRIQSGAGDKFVISPETGIISVASGSNLDPDLTSPKTTRYSLDVVAIDSGTEAQKTARVLVDITIVDVNNKPPVFIDPGTVAIRENTQVGAYVHRVVANDPDIAPILRYRIDPNSSEARNEEGTLIRIQEYDYLGALELNAIDGLLRVIRILDRERVETIRLGLIVEDLAAVRGLQTASAMLSIIIEDENDNNPKFRRPFYRRSVTENSKNGVHIASIVADDADKNRSITYSVESPKEITDLVHVDSETGEMVVANKIDREIHSWLNLTVRATDSGIPPRSSLSEVYVQVLDENDNNPYFVTDLSNVTVSENSKIGTEITRIEAKDPDSGDFGKITFLLDRMSSQGKFAMHPETGSLTVADNLDWETKSSYVLIIEAWDNYQFGYTAGESRNAFKQIEVIVQDVNDNAPMLELPQECVTISEFHDTRDVIAIARAKDIDDPMTPNGRVMLRIVSGNELGFFILEQTDYWTAKIKAAGSLRGKFGNYSLELEARDLGTPANIDNERLDICVTDYNDNPPIFTSPEHNTTLRVPENVTVGTPIIRVEAKDADTGLNGDVHYRLKQDLAGHWRTFQIDDKTGVITTKLPLDRETQRLYEIRVEARDLGTPTPLSSDLDLMIYVRNINDYEPQFLVDIFEVRFTEENVPGSETILLPETIDRDEVDDLDDPPTQVCYFIVGGNDDGFFTLDIFKHELSTAKILDREQQEEYLLLIKATEDCTTVPGNQSFFDETDDTLLKVIVTVDDINDNPPKFVSKIFTGGVTTDADFGTQFMHVKAIDVDAGDNAAVSYYQIGQIQMTLTEGLDDIKLQPFLVDRLTGAVSLNFDPQRRMKGYFDFEVLANDTDGLFDKSRVFIYLLREDQRVRFVLRQHPPEVRNRIDSFREILGNVTGAIVNVDEYKVHENQDGSVDRTRTDLYLHLVNRRDNSILEVSEVLEIVDRNIEKLDNLFKDFNVLDTQPAQSQQIMQYEQAGTTFWLLALTLFLGALLVLCMALCLSQRASFRRQLKAANATPFGTTDSEFIRGPGRVPNTNKHSMEGSNPIWMHAYENEWFKSDESYSHNSERDSLDENALNNEEILNDVETHDRNSDENPYYIRPRPASLSSVDSGTDDQHGSSQDSPIAREQNPVINNPLGKKIETTEL; from the exons ATGGCGATTAATGGGGATAAGGACGGTAACACGAGGTCAGAAAAAGCGAGAAGGATCTTCGAATCTTCGAGGCGCGTGCGTTACAAACTCGCGAGTATCCTCGTCCTACTCCTCTGCCTTATGCGTCCCTGCTTCGCGAGAAACCATCCGCCGAGGTTTCTCATCGATGGGCAAACGGAAATTGTGGTCAGACTGAAGGAAGGCCCCGGAACTCCCGTTG GCAGCCTCATTTACAGACTGAGGGGAGTCGACTCGGATGGTGACAAACTTACGTTCGGAGTCAGAGATCAACCTGGCAGCGAGGTCATAAGAGTTGACAATTTCAATCACAACGAGGCCAACATTTACTTGAATAAACTGCTCGATCGAGAA ACGAGAGACGAGTACGCGTTGGTGCTCACCCTCACGGACGAAAAATTGGGCGAAGGAAACTTCATAACTCAGAGTCTTCTCATCCTCGTTGACGACATTAATGACAACGTACCGATCTTTCGACCCCATCCAACCACTCTGACCGTACGCGAAGACTCCGGGCCCGGCATTCTGACTACGGTCGTCGCGACCGACGCCGACGAAGGCGCTCACGGCCAAGTCGTCTATCACCTTCAAGAATTGGACGGCGACAACGGAGTTTTCTCCATCTCGACCACCAACGGGACCGGAGTCATCAGACTCGTCGGGGATCTTGACTACGAGAGAAAATACTTGTATCAGTTGAGAGTCCTCGCGGTCGATCGAGCCATTGACGAAAAG CTAAACACCGGAACAACCGCGATTCTGGTAAAGATCCAGGATGTCGAGGATCAACCACCGGAATTTATCGCCATGACACCGGTTGCGAGAATCAGTGAGAACGTAAGGATCGGAACGTCGGTGCTGCAAG TGAGAGCCATCGACGGTGACAAGGGCATAAACAACCGAGTCACGTACAGCATAACAGAAGGACCAAAGTACCTGTTCGACATCGACGCCACATCCGGAATCGTCTTCACTCGTGGGCAGCTCGACAGAGAAGCTGAAGAGAACAGCGACGGTACTTTCATCCTCGAGATCACGGTGAAAGAAGTTTCGAAAATGGTCCCCCCGCCCTCGGTGTCGACCGAGGTCACGATCATCCTGACGGACGTTAATGACGAAACGCCGAGATTTCGGAGTCCAAGATACTTGGCGGAGATCAACGAGAATGCGCCGCAAAACACTCCCGTCAATTTCATCGCTGATTCCATACCGGAAGTCTACGATCACGATCTG GGAACGAACGGCACGTTTCGCATGTTCATCGACGGCGACAACGGGATATTCGACGTGACGCCATCGCGAGGCATAAACGAGGCGCCGTTTCTTATCCGCGTGAAAGATCCCACGAAATTGGATTTCGAGAGACTAGCAG TCATCAACTTCACCCTCGTGGCTCGGGAGATGGTGCCGTTTCAGCCGAAATACAGCGCCGTCCCGGTGACCGTTTTTGTCAAGGATCAAAATGACAACTATCCGGAATTCACAATGGACGTTTACGAGGTTGATCTCTACGAGAACTGCCAAATTGGAACGACCGTCGCGTGGGCTCAGGCCCTCGACGAAGACAGCGGCAATTACGGCACTCGAGGCATAAGATACACGAACCTGGGCGGAAGCATAGCTCACGC ACTGCACTTGAATTCTACGACGGGGAAGATCACCGTGAAGCAAACTGGGCTGGCGTTCGACCGAGAGCTCGTTTCCCGACACTATTTGACCGTTGAGGCTCGCGACGACCTCGGCAAGGGGAACCGAAACACTGCCCAGTTGATAGTCAACATAAAAGACGTGAACGACAATCCGCCGGTGTTTCTTCAGAACAAATACGAGGCCGTGCTTTTGGAGAACAAGGACGAGTTCGAGTCGCCCCCCCTTTTGGTGGAGGCCTTCGACATCGATTTAAACG GCACGAAAAATAGCGAGATCGTCTACTCGCTGGTCTCGTCAGAATTCTCAAGGAATTTTACCATCGATCCAAAAGCCGGTGTCGTCAGACCAGCTTCGCCGATGGACTACGAGGCTCTGCCCGTCATCGCTCAAGGACAACGGGAGAGCTCCGTCCGGCCCTTGAGACTGACCGTGAGAGCTCGTGACACGGGAACACCGAGCCTCAGTTCTGATGCTCCTTTGACCGTTTATCTCAAGGACCTCAACGATAATGGGCCAGTTTTCGAGCGAGCTTTgtacaagaaaaatattccgGAAGATTTGGAAGGTGGAACGACTGTCCTCCAG GTTAAAGCTTGGGACAAGGATCTTTCGTCACCGAACAACAAAGTCGTTTACAGAATACAAAGCGGAGCCGGTGACAAATTCGTCATCTCACCCGAGACTGGAATCATCAGCGTGGCCTCAGGATCCAATTTGGACCCGGATCTTACCTCCCCAAAAACTACGAGATACAGCCTCGATGTCGTGGCCATCGACAGCGGCACCGAAGCCCAAAAAACTGCTCGGGTCCTCGTCGATATCACGATCGTCGACGTCAACAATAAACCACCAGTTTTTATCGATCCTGGAACCGTTGCCATCAGGGAAAACACTCAA GTTGGGGCTTACGTGCATCGCGTAGTCGCGAACGATCCCGACATCGCTCCGATCTTGCGATACCGAATTGATCCGAACTCCTCCGAAGCTAGAAACGAGGAGGGAACATTGATTCGAATACAAGAGTACGATTACTTGGGAGCTCTGGAATTGAACGCGATCGATGGCTTGCTCAGGGTGATAAGAATTTTggacagagagagagtggAGACGATCAGACTGGGCCTCATAGTCGAGGACTTGGCAGCTGTCAGAGGGCTGCAAACCGCTTCCG CTATGCTGAGCATTATAATCGAGGATGAAAACGACAACAACCCGAAATTTCGAAGACCCTTCTACAGACGATCGGTCACTGAGAACAGTAAAAACGGAGTCCACATTGCGAGCATAGTGGCCGATGACGCTGACAAGAACCGCAGCATCACTTACAGCGTGGAAAGCCCGAAAGAGATAACCGATCTCGTGCACGTAGACTCCGAGACGGGGGAAATGGTCGTGGCGAATAAAATCGATCGGGAAATTCATTCGTGGCTCAACTTGACGGTCAGAGCTACCGATTCGGGGATCCCGCCGAG ATCGAGCCTGTCGGAAGTTTACGTACAAGTGCTCGACGAAAACGACAACAATCCCTACTTCGTAACCGACTTGAGCAACGTAACAGTCTCCGAGAATTCGAAAATCGGCACTGAGATCACGAGAATCGAAGCGAAAGATCCGGACAGCGGtgattttggaaaaatcactTTCCTCCTCGACCGGATGTCGTCACAGGGCAAGTTTGCCATGCATCCGGAAACGGGCTCGTTAACGGTCGCCGATAATCTCGATTGGGAAACGAAAAGCAGCTACGTTCTCATCATCGAAGCTTGGGACAATTATCAGTTCGGATACACCGCCGGGGAGTCGAGAAACGCATTCAAGCAAATCGA AGTGATCGTTCAGGACGTAAACGACAACGCGCCGATGCTCGAACTGCCTCAAGAGTGCGTAACGATTTCGGAATTTCACGATACGAGGGACGTCATTGCGATTGCGAGAGCCAAAGATATCGACGATCCCATGACCCCGAATGGTCGAGTAATGCTGCGAATAGTGTCCGGCAACGAGCTTGGTTTCTTCATTCTGGAGCAAACGGATTATTGGACAGCGAAAATAAAAGCTGCTGGATCGTTGAgaggaaaatttggcaattatTCGCTCGAACTCGAGGCTCGGGATCTCGGCACACCTGCCAACATCGATAACGAACGATTGGACATTTGTGTCACCGATTACAACGACAATCCTCCGATTTTCACGAGTCCCGAGCACAACACGACCCTGCGGGTTCCCGAG AACGTCACCGTGGGCACTCCGATCATTCGAGTCGAAGCTAAAGACGCTGACACGGGCCTGAACGGCGACGTTCATTACCGACTCAAACAAGACCTTGCCGGACACTGGAGAACTTTTCAAATTGATGATAAAACTGGAGTTATCACAACGAAACTTCCCCTGGACCGAGAGACCCAGAGATTATACGAA aTCAGAGTCGAGGCACGCGATTTAGGGACCCCGACTCCGCTGAGTTCGGACCTCGACCTGATGATCTACGTGCGCAACATAAACGACTACGAGCCTCAATTTCTCGTCGATATATTCGAAGTTCGTTTCACCGAGGAGAATGTACCGGGCTCGGAAACGATTTTGCTACCGGAAACGATCGATCGCGACGAGGTTGACGATCTCGACGATCCGCCAACGCAGGTCTGCTATTTCATCGTCGGTGGCAACGACGATGGATTCTTTACTTTGgatattttcaaacacgagCTCAGC ACTGCAAAAATCCTGGACAGAGAACAGCAGGAAGAATATTTGCTTTTAATAAAAGCCACCGAAGATTGCACCACCGTCCCTGGCAACCAAAGTTTCTTCGACGAGACCGACGACACTCTCCTCAAGGTAATCGTAACGGTCGATGACATCAACGACAATCCGCCGAAATTCGTCAGCAAAATATTCACAGGTGGCGTCACAACTGACGCGGACTTTGGCACGCAATTTATGCACGTCAAG GCCATCGACGTTGATGCAGGCGACAACGCTGCCGTCAGTTATTACCAAATCGGTCAGATCCAAATGACCTTGACGGAGGGTCTCGACGACATTAAATTGCAGCCGTTCCTCGTCGACAGACTCACCGGTGCAGTGAGCCTCAATTTCGATCCTCAACGAAGAATGAAAGGGTACTTCGATTTCGAAGTTCTCGCCAATGACACCGACGGTTTGTTCGACAAATCGAGAGTCTTCATTTACCTCTTGAGAGAGGATCAACGAGTTCGATTCGTTTTACGTCAACATCCACCGGAAGTACGAAACCGGATCGATTCGTTTCGGGA AATTTTGGGCAACGTAACGGGTGCTATAGTGAACGTGGACGAGTACAAAGTTCACGAGAATCAGGACGGTTCGGTGGACCGTACGAGGACTGATTTATATCTGCACCTGGTGAACCGTCGTGACAATTCGATTCTCGAGGTGTCCGAGGTCCTCGAGATCGTCGATAGAAATATTGAGAAGCTGGACAACCTTTTCAAGGATTTCAACGTGCTCGATACGCAGCCGGCTCAGTCGCAACAAATAATGCAGTACGAGCAAGCCGGCACGACCTTTTGGCTGCTCGCTTTGACCCTGTTTTTGGGAGCCCTTTTGGTCCTGTGTATGGCTCTTTGCCTCTCGCAACGAGCATCTTTCCGACGTCAACTCAAAGCAGCCAATGCCACACCGTTTGGCACCACCGATTCTGAATTCATTCGAGGACCTGGAAGAGTCCCCAACACCAATAAACACAGCATGGAAGGATCCAACCCAATATGGATGCACGCTTACGAAAACGAGTGGTTCAAAAGCGACGAATCTTACAG CCACAATTCGGAGAGGGATTCGTTGGACGAAAACGCCCTGAACAACGAAGAAATATTGAACGACGTGGAGACCCACGACAGGAATTCAGACGAAAATCCTTACTACATTCGTCCCAGGCCAGCCTCGCTTTCCAG cgtggACAGTGGCACCGACGATCAACACGGTTCCAGTCAAGACTCGCCCATCGCACGTGAACAAAATCCCGTTATCAATAATCCTCTTGGcaagaaaattgaaacgaCAGAACTTTAG